Within Caloramator mitchellensis, the genomic segment TTTAAATTTTTTACAGTCCAGTATATGCCTTCAATTTTAACAAGAGCCTTATCTGCTATGTCTTCATCAGCTACAAGTTCTCTTCCTATATATTCTTCCTCCATTCTCAGAGTCTTATTTACAGTTTGCTTAATCGTCCTTTTAATTATAGGATAACTTACTCCAAATGTCGCAGCGCTTACAATTAAAAATACAATAATCTGAACAGCATAGGCAGCACCAAACATACCCGAAATTATTGCAAAAATAGAACCAACGGTAAAAACAAAAAATACATATCCGCTAGTTACAATATCAGCAATAATTCCTGCTATCGCCACTGCTATCCACAAAAAAAGTAAACCCATAAAAAACCCCCTTCGTCATATTATAAGTATATTATACTTCTAATAATTTACAAATTAAACTGTCATTTACGTTCAAAATGACAAAAATTTGTCTATTTGGGGCTTTAGGGTTTCTATTTATCGGTCTATCTTAATAATCCCTCTTTAAAAGCTTGTTTGCTGATTCTTTTAAAATACTTTTAGCCTGTGCTTCTGGCAATTTATCAATCAATCTTAATGCTCTTTCTGTATATCTATCGGCTAATTCTTCAGCCTTTTTTATTCCACCCTTGTCATTTGTTATCCTTATAACTTCATTAATTTCTTCTTCAGACAAATTACCCTTAGAGAGTAAATTTTTCAAATATCCATCTTCATTAATAGCATAAAGAATAGGTAAAGTATAAATCCCCTCTTTAATATCGTTTCCAACCTTCTTCCCTATTATCTCTTCTTCGCCTACCATATCAAGTATGTCATCTTTTATTTGAAATGCCATTCCAATATTAAAACCTGTTTCCTTTAGAATGTTTGAAATTTTTCTTTCACAATTCGACTCAATGGCTCCAATATAAAAACTTAAAGCAAATAATACTGCTGTTTTAGACGCAATACGTTTAAGATATGAATTAATAGACACATCCACCTTGCCCTTAATGTTAAACTGATGTATCTCGCCAATGCATAACCTCTCCATGCTTTTAACTGTATCCTTTAGGACATCAATCTTTTCACAAGTTGTTAATAGCCCAATACACCTTGCAAGAAGAAAATCCCCTATAATAACAGCATAATTCTGTCCATACTTATTCTGAACAGTTTTTATATTTCTTCTAAATACAGAATTATCAAGTATATCATCGTGAATTAAAGTCGCATTATGAAACATCTCAACTGCAGCTGCTATATTGAGTATTTTTTCCGACTTATAATCACCGAATTGCGCAGATAAAATAACAAATGCAGGTCTTAACATCTTGCCGTTCTTGGCAAAAACCTCGGTTAAAGCTTCCTCTATTGTTTTATCGCTGTTTCTTATCTTTTTAAGTATTATCCTTTTTACTTTTTCAAGCTCATCTACTAAAAAAGGATATTCTCCCCAGAAATTAGCCATCTAATCACCCTTTTATCATATAATTGACATTTATCTTTCTTAAATGCTCTATAAGATATTTTGCTGTAAATCCTATAAAGATTCCTGTAACCAATCCTGTTATCAACAGGAATGGAAGATACCAGAATATATTTATATTTTGCAGTATTAACATAGCCACTAAAACTTGTCCAATGTTATGGGATATGCCTCCAATCATACTAACTCCTACAGCGCTTGCCCTGTCCTTTAAAACTTTCATTGCTATAAACATCATTGAAAAGCTCAGCATTGCACCGGAAAGGCTAAAAAGAAATGAAGATAAATTCCCTGTCAATATTGTCCCAAGAAAAACTCTTAGTATTATTATTATCATAGTCTCCACAGGACTTAAAAGATAAAGCGATATTACAGATATTATATTAGCAAGTCCTATTTTAGCCCCTGGAAATGCAAATGGAAGCTGAATAAATGATTCAATTATAAAAAGACAAAGGGCCATAGAAGTTAGAATGGCACCCAAAATTATCCTTCTTAGTTTCATCCTATACACCTCAATAAGCAGAATCGTCTATTCCTTTTCTTTCGCCTGCTATTTCTACGACAATTTTATGGGGCAGGCAGATGATACTCTGACCTGCCCCAGTTATAATCCCAGTATCAACACAAACCTTATCGCTGCAGTTCGCATCCTTCATATATACTTTGCCGTTTTCAACTACAATTATATTGATATCATCGGCATCCTTAATTTCAATCGTCTTATTTTCGTTAATTTTAAGGCTTGTATACAGTTTTGCATCCTTGTATATATTCACATATTTTCCTGCGTTTCTATTCATATAAAAATGTGCTACCTGAATTGAACCTGCTAATATCAGCGTTATAACTATAATTATTATTTCAAGCCTTTTCATATATTCCCCTCTTTTTAAGTTTAAAGTTCATCTTGCCTCTAAACGTCTTCTCCCATAATCTATAGAACCATGGAATTACATAATAGTCAAGTCCAAATGCACGTCCTGCTCCACCCATAAGCGGAATTGCTCCAAATATATACCATAGTATTTCCTTGCCTGCCATAGCAGATAAAATAAAGTTAAAGCATAGGAATATTGAAGCAAGTGAAGCAAGCGTTGTAAATAATCCACCTATAAGCGCCAACCCTATTCCCAACTCTCCAAGCACAACCATAACTTGGAATATATAGGCAAAAGGTTCAACAAATATATGCATAAATTGTGTATATAATTCTGGTGGCTGCTTTAATAATGGAACAACCTGCGTAGCAACCTGTGATGCTTGGGTTGCAGCATCGGCAGCCTGTGATGCACCGCTTACATTAGAAGTAGCAACTATGAATATATTGTTTGGATTTAACCAACCATCCTTTACCTTTCCAATACCTTCTAATAGCCATAGAACGCCTATATAAAGTCTTAGAGGCACTAACCAGAATGTTGGAGTCTTATCTGCAAAATGTCCTCCAACCATGGACTTATTATCTTTTATATCCATAAAATGATGTTTGAAGTAATCCCAAATGAGCAATAAACCACCAATGCCAAATAAATAATGCATATTAACAAGATGCTTTGCAGCCATAGCTAAAAATCCTGTCAAATCTCTTCCCATCAATGTTGCAACGCAGTATCTTGAACCTATCGATACCATGAATCCATGATAATTCGACTTAAACTTTTCCTTTTCCTTTCCTTCAATGTCTGCAATTATATTTTTGGCTGCAACATCTGCAGTTTGTAGTGCCGTTTCAACTATTTGTGGTATTCCAACATTGTTTTCCTCTAAATAGCTTATATCTCCTATAACATATACATTTTTGTGGTCAACGCTCTGCATGTATTCGTTTGTAAGTATTCTTCCTCTTTTACCCATTGTAAGATTGAGTTTTGATGCAAAGCTGCTTCCTTGAACACCACATGTCCATATTAAAGTCCTTGTGTTTATTTCATCTCCACCCTTAAGAAGTATTTTATCTTCCATAACTTCAACGATTGGAGAGTTTGTTCTAAGCTCTATATTCAATTTATTTATATAGTATTTAGCCTTTGAAACCAATCTTTCGTTTAATGTGGTAAGTATTCTATCGAGCGCCTCAACGAGTATAACTCTCACTTCTTTTTCATCTATGTTATACTTATAGCACAATTCCTTTCTAAATTCAGCAAGTTCACCAGCTGTTTCAACTCCTGTAAATCCAGCACCTGCAACAACAAATGTCAATAGCTTGGCTCTTTCTTCTACGCTTGTTGTCTTTGATGCCCTTTCAAACATATCTATTATATGTCTTCTTATTTCAACCGCATCATCTAACGACCAGAGCGAGAATCCATATTCCTTAACTCCCTTAACTCCAAAATATGCTGGTTCGCTTCCAATATTGATTATTAGGTAGTCGTATTCATAGACTGAGTTATTTGATACTAACTTTCTCTCGTTAAAATTAATATCGGTTATTTCGTCAATAATTACATTTACATCAGTCCTATGGAACATTCTGCTGAGTTCAACCCTAACAGCATCCTCTTCAACTCTCCCTCCAGCAACCTCATGAAGTTCTGTCATAAGGGTATGATATGGATTTTTGTCGATTAAATAAATTTCAGCTTTTTTCTTAAGTTTCTTATTTAATAGTTTCGCAGCTCTTACCCCGCCATATCCGGCACCCAGAACTACTATTTTTTGAGCCATAATAGCACCCCCGTTTAAAAAATCATGTTAATTATATATTAAATCTTTTTAATAATTATTTCAATAAAAATTATCAATTGATTTTAATTTTTTTTCATGTTAAAATATAATTAAGAAAATTTAACTTTTATTGTTCAAATATTAACAAACGGAGGGGTTACTGTGAAAAAAATTCTAGGTATACTTTTATCAACTCTACTTACGTTGTCGCTTTTAGCTTCATGTGGAAGTAAGACAACAAGTGAAACAAACACAAATACAAATAACACATCAAACAACACAACAACTACAAGTGCTAAGTATAACGATGGCACATACACTGCATATTCAGATGCAACTCCAGAATCAAAGGGTTATGCTTATGCAGAAGTAACTATAAAAGAAGATAAAATAACTGAAGTAAAATTATACGAAGTAAATGAACTTGGAAAACTTAAGGATTATGCAAATTATCCAATGAAGGAAGCAAAAACTGCCAACGAAGAAATGGCTAAAAGGTTCGTTGAAAAAAATTCAGCTGACGTAGACACATTTACTGGAGTTACAAACAGCTCAGAAAAATATAAGCAAGCAGTTGCACGTGCTCTTGAAATGGCAAGCAAAGAAAAGGATGCAAAAAAATACTTAAATGGAACATTCCTTGCAAGTTCAGACCAAAATGCTAAGCAGGGATATGCTCTTGCTTATGTAACAATTCAAGATGACAAGATTACTAAAGTAGTTCTTCAGGAAGTTGGAGAAGACGGTAAAATAAAGGACTATTCTACTTATCCATTAAAGGAAGCAAAAACTGCTAACGAAGAAATGGCTAAGAGGTTCGTTGAAAAAAATTCAGCTGATGTAGACACATTTACTGGAGTTACAAACAGCTCAGAAAAATATAAGGAAGCTGTTAAAAAGGCACTTGAAATGGCTACAAAATAATGGCTGCCCATATGGGCAGCTTAATTTTTGAAAGGATGATGGTATGAAAAAAATAGCTTTTTTTATACTTTTTATAACATTTATATTTACTGGATGCAATAAGGCAAATTATGAACCAGTTTCAAAGACTGACTTTTACATGGGAACGGTAGTTACGATTAAAATTTATAATAAAGCAAGCGACGAAATATTCAATAAAGCCTTTGATAGAATAAAGGACCTTGAAAATAAGTTTAGCATCAATATCGAAGGAACTGAAACCTTATCTATTTCAAAAAATATCGGTAGCTTTGTTAAAGTTTCAGATGATACTTTTAATGTTATTCAAAAGGGGCTATATTATTCAGATTTATCCGGTGGTAGATTTGATATAACAATAGGACCTTTGGTTAAAATATGGGGTATAGGGACGGACAATGCGAAAATTCCAAACAAGGATGAAATTGAATGGGCAAAGAATTTAGTAAATTACAAGAACGTTCAAACTGATGAGAGCAGTAAATCAGTAAAATTAACAGGGGACGAAATGCTAATCGACCTTGGTGGTATTGCAAAGGGATATGCCGCCGATGTGTTAGCTGAAACTCTTAAGGAAAATGGAATAAAGAGTGCAATAATAAACCTTGGTGGAAATGTTTATGCCCTTGGCAAAAAACCTGATGGAAGCAAGTATAAAATAGGAATTCAAACTCCTTTTAAGGCGAGAGGAGAAATACTTGGAAACATTGAAGTTAGCGATATGTCAGTTGTAACGTCTGGGATATACGAAAGATATTTTGAGGATAATGGCAAGACATATCATCATATTTTAAATCCTTTTACTGGATACCCAGTTGATAATGACCTTCTTAGCGTTTCAATAATTTCAAAAAAATCAGTTGACGGGGATGCCCTATCGACGACAGTATTTTCATTAGGCTTAAAGGATGGAATGGAATTTGTTAAAAAACTGGATGGAATTGAAGCAATATTCGTGACTAAGGACAAAAAAATTTATATGACCGATGGTATTAAAGACAATTTTAAATTGTTAGACAACCAATACTCCATCGCAAATTGATACTTAATTTCGACATAAAATTAACTTCTATTTAACACATATTTAACAATAGGATGTTATCCTATAATAGGAATAATATCGTTATGATGGAGGTAAGGTATGAGCTACAAAAATATTTTTGAGCTTTTAGGAGGACTTGGACTA encodes:
- a CDS encoding NfeD family protein encodes the protein MGLLFLWIAVAIAGIIADIVTSGYVFFVFTVGSIFAIISGMFGAAYAVQIIVFLIVSAATFGVSYPIIKRTIKQTVNKTLRMEEEYIGRELVADEDIADKALVKIEGIYWTVKNLNGVIKKGDKIKIVGIEGNKILVEKVEGGI
- a CDS encoding polyprenyl synthetase family protein, which produces MANFWGEYPFLVDELEKVKRIILKKIRNSDKTIEEALTEVFAKNGKMLRPAFVILSAQFGDYKSEKILNIAAAVEMFHNATLIHDDILDNSVFRRNIKTVQNKYGQNYAVIIGDFLLARCIGLLTTCEKIDVLKDTVKSMERLCIGEIHQFNIKGKVDVSINSYLKRIASKTAVLFALSFYIGAIESNCERKISNILKETGFNIGMAFQIKDDILDMVGEEEIIGKKVGNDIKEGIYTLPILYAINEDGYLKNLLSKGNLSEEEINEVIRITNDKGGIKKAEELADRYTERALRLIDKLPEAQAKSILKESANKLLKRDY
- a CDS encoding Gx transporter family protein, with product MKLRRIILGAILTSMALCLFIIESFIQLPFAFPGAKIGLANIISVISLYLLSPVETMIIIILRVFLGTILTGNLSSFLFSLSGAMLSFSMMFIAMKVLKDRASAVGVSMIGGISHNIGQVLVAMLILQNINIFWYLPFLLITGLVTGIFIGFTAKYLIEHLRKINVNYMIKG
- a CDS encoding NusG domain II-containing protein, coding for MKRLEIIIIVITLILAGSIQVAHFYMNRNAGKYVNIYKDAKLYTSLKINENKTIEIKDADDINIIVVENGKVYMKDANCSDKVCVDTGIITGAGQSIICLPHKIVVEIAGERKGIDDSAY
- a CDS encoding FAD-dependent oxidoreductase codes for the protein MAQKIVVLGAGYGGVRAAKLLNKKLKKKAEIYLIDKNPYHTLMTELHEVAGGRVEEDAVRVELSRMFHRTDVNVIIDEITDINFNERKLVSNNSVYEYDYLIINIGSEPAYFGVKGVKEYGFSLWSLDDAVEIRRHIIDMFERASKTTSVEERAKLLTFVVAGAGFTGVETAGELAEFRKELCYKYNIDEKEVRVILVEALDRILTTLNERLVSKAKYYINKLNIELRTNSPIVEVMEDKILLKGGDEINTRTLIWTCGVQGSSFASKLNLTMGKRGRILTNEYMQSVDHKNVYVIGDISYLEENNVGIPQIVETALQTADVAAKNIIADIEGKEKEKFKSNYHGFMVSIGSRYCVATLMGRDLTGFLAMAAKHLVNMHYLFGIGGLLLIWDYFKHHFMDIKDNKSMVGGHFADKTPTFWLVPLRLYIGVLWLLEGIGKVKDGWLNPNNIFIVATSNVSGASQAADAATQASQVATQVVPLLKQPPELYTQFMHIFVEPFAYIFQVMVVLGELGIGLALIGGLFTTLASLASIFLCFNFILSAMAGKEILWYIFGAIPLMGGAGRAFGLDYYVIPWFYRLWEKTFRGKMNFKLKKRGIYEKA
- a CDS encoding FMN-binding protein; protein product: MKKILGILLSTLLTLSLLASCGSKTTSETNTNTNNTSNNTTTTSAKYNDGTYTAYSDATPESKGYAYAEVTIKEDKITEVKLYEVNELGKLKDYANYPMKEAKTANEEMAKRFVEKNSADVDTFTGVTNSSEKYKQAVARALEMASKEKDAKKYLNGTFLASSDQNAKQGYALAYVTIQDDKITKVVLQEVGEDGKIKDYSTYPLKEAKTANEEMAKRFVEKNSADVDTFTGVTNSSEKYKEAVKKALEMATK
- a CDS encoding FAD:protein FMN transferase gives rise to the protein MKKIAFFILFITFIFTGCNKANYEPVSKTDFYMGTVVTIKIYNKASDEIFNKAFDRIKDLENKFSINIEGTETLSISKNIGSFVKVSDDTFNVIQKGLYYSDLSGGRFDITIGPLVKIWGIGTDNAKIPNKDEIEWAKNLVNYKNVQTDESSKSVKLTGDEMLIDLGGIAKGYAADVLAETLKENGIKSAIINLGGNVYALGKKPDGSKYKIGIQTPFKARGEILGNIEVSDMSVVTSGIYERYFEDNGKTYHHILNPFTGYPVDNDLLSVSIISKKSVDGDALSTTVFSLGLKDGMEFVKKLDGIEAIFVTKDKKIYMTDGIKDNFKLLDNQYSIAN